One Onychostoma macrolepis isolate SWU-2019 chromosome 15, ASM1243209v1, whole genome shotgun sequence DNA segment encodes these proteins:
- the myo1cb gene encoding myosin Ic, paralog b isoform X1, which yields MMELKIQLIPTGEIILTPGKNGEFCCQGCNKAVGSDGIRVMMESALTARDRVGVQDFVLLENHTSEVAFIENLRKRFKENLIYTYIGSVLVSMNPYKDLEIYTKQHMERYRGVNFYEVSPHIYAVADNAYRSMRTERRDQCILISGESGAGKTEASKKVLQYYAVTCPASEHVQTVKDRLLQSNPVLEAFGNAKTLRNDNSSRFGKYMDIQFDFKGAPVGGHIINYLLEKSRVVHQSHGERNFHIFYQLIEGGEEDLLRRLGLEKNAQQYQYLVKGNCPKVSSINDRNDWKLVRKALSVIGFTEDDVEELLNIIASVLHLGNVQYGGEDSGSAYITTETQIKYLARLLGVDGTVFKEALTHKKIIAKGEELMSPLNQEQAASARDALSKAIYGRTFTWLVNKINDSLAFKDDSFNSKNASVIGLLDIYGFEVFQNNSFEQFCINYCNEKLQQLFIELTLKSEQEEYEAEGITWEPVQYFNNKIICDLVEEKFKGIISILDEECLRPGDASDITFLEKLENTVGGHAHFLTHKLADGKTRKVMGREEFRLIHYAGEVNYNVNGFLDKNNDLLFRNLKEVMCMSENKILTQCFDREELTDKKRPETAATQFKNSLAKLMEILMSKEPSYVRCIKPNDAKQAGRFDEVLIRHQVKYLGLMENLRVRRAGFAYRRRYETFLQRYKSLCPDTWPNWDGRLVDGVSTLVKHLGYKPEEYKLGRTKIFIRFPKTLFATEDALEVRKHSLATKLQSSWKGYSQKTKYRKMRQSAIKIQAWWRGILARREAKRRREAANTIRRFVKGFIYRHQPRCPENEYFLDYVRYSFLMKLHRSLPKTVLDKSWPTPPPALIEASEQLRKLCMQNMVWKYCKNINPEWKHQLEQKMVASEIFKDKKDNYPQSVPKLFVGTRLNGEDINPKVQQALGNDKMKYAVPVTKYDRKGYKARNRQLLLMANCAIIVEEAKLKQRIDYSSLKGISVSSLSDGMFVLHVACEDNKQKGDVVLQSEHVIEALTKVAICADKMNSININQGSIKFNVAQGKEGIIDFTSGSELLIAKAKNGHLSVTAPRLNSR from the exons GCTGTGGGCAGTGACGGAATCCGGGTCATGATGGAGAGCGCCCTGACAGCCAGGGACCGGGTGGGCGTGCAAGACTTTGTCCTGCTGGAGAACCACACCAGCGAGGTGGCGTTCATCGAGAACCTCCGCAAACGCTTCAAGGAGAACCTCATTTAT ACGTACATTGGCTCAGTGCTGGTGTCCATGAACCCCTACAAAGACCTGGAGATCTACACTAAACAGCACATGGAGCGATATAGGGGCGTCAATTTCTATGAAGTCTCACCTCACAT TTATGCCGTGGCTGATAATGCGTATCGCTCCATGCGGACTGAGAGACGGGACCAGTGCATCCTCATCTCCGGTGAGAGTGGTGCTGGCAAGACCGAAGCCTCCAAAAAGGTTCTGCAGTACTACGCCGTCACCTGCCCTGCCAGTGAGCACGTGCAGACCGTCAAAGATCGCCTGCTACAATCCAACCCTGTGCTGGAG GCCTTTGGAAATGCAAAAACTTTACGAAATGACAATTCCAGTCGCTTTGGGAAATACATGGACATTCAGTTTGACTTCAAG GGTGCTCCCGTAGGAGGTCACATCATTAACTACCTGTTGGAGAAATCACGTGTCGTGCACCAGAGCCACGGCGAGAGGAACTTCCACATCTTTTATCAGCTTATCGAGGGAGGAGAGGAGGATCTGCTGAGGAGGCTGGGACTGGAAAAGAACGCCCAGCAGTACCAGTATCTAGTGAAG ggtAACTGTCCCAAAGTGAGCTCCATAAATGACCGCAATGACTGGAAGTTAGTGAGGAAAGCCCTGAGCGTCATTGGCTTCACTGAGGATGATGTGGAG GAGCTTTTGAACATTATTGCCAGTGTACTACACTTGGGGAATGTCCAGTATGGAGGAGAGGACAGCGGCAGTGCCTACATCACTACAGAGACGCAGATTAAATACTTAGCCAGG TTGTTAGGTGTGGATGGCACAGTTTTTAAGGAGGCTCTAACGCATAAAAAGATCATTGCCAAAGGAGAAGAG CTGATGAGTCCTTTAAATCAAGAGCAGGCCGCTTCAGCACGGGATGCCTTATCTAAAGCCATATATGGTCGTACTTTTACTTGGCTGGTCAACAAAATTAATGACTCTCTGGCCTTCAAG GATGATTCATTCAACAGTAAGAACGCCTCTGTCATTGGTCTGCTGGATATCTATGGCTTTGAGGTCTTTCAGAACAACAG TTTTGAGCAGTTTTGTATCAACTATTGTAATGAGAAGCTGCAGCAGCTCTTCATTGAACTGACTCTGAAGTCGGAGCAGGAGGAATATGAAGCCGAGGGAATCACG TGGGAGCCTGTGcaatattttaacaacaagATCATTTGTGATCTTGTGGAGGAGAAGTTTAAAGGAATCATTTCTATCCTG GATGAAGAGTGTCTCCGGCCTGGAGATGCCAGTGACATCACCTTCCTGGAGAAGCTTGAGAACACTGTTGGTGGCCACGCACACTTCCTAAC TCACAAGCTGGCTGATGGAAAAACCCGTAAAGTGATGGGTCGTGAGGAGTTCAGACTGATCCACTATGCAGGAGAAGTCAACTACAATGTGAACG GCTTCCTGGACAAGAACAATGATCTCCTTTTCAGAAACCTGAAGGAG GTCATGTGCATGTCCGAAAATAAAATCCTCACTCAGTGTTTTGACCGAGAAGAACTCACAGACAAGAAACGCCCAGAGACg GCAGCAACCCAGTTCAAGAACAGCCTGGCGAAGTTGATGGAAATCCTGATGTCTAAGGAACCGTCTTACGTGCGTTGCATCAAGCCTAATGATGCCAAGCAAGCAG GGCGTTTTGATGAAGTCCTCATCAGGCACCAGGTAAAATATCTTGGTCTGATGGAAAACCTTAGGGTGAGGAGAGCTGGCTTTGCGTATCGCCGTCGCTACGAGACCTTCCTGCAGAG GTATAAATCCCTGTGTCCAGACACCTGGCCGAACTGGGATGGCCGTCTGGTTGATGGAGTTTCCACACTCGTCAAGCACCTCGGCTACAAACCTGAGGAGTACAAACTCGGCAG gacCAAAATCTTCATCCGCTTCCCCAAAACCTTGTTTGCAACCGAAGATGCACTAGAAGTCAGAAAACACAGCCTTG CTACCAAACTGCAATCATCCTGGAAAGGCTACAGTCAAAAAACCAAATACCGTAAAATGCGTCAATCAGCTATCAAGATCCAAGCCTGGTGGAGAGGTATTTTGGCCCGCAGGGAAGCAAAGCGCAGGAGAGAGGCTGCCAACACCATCCGCAG GTTCGTCAAAGGCTTCATCTACCGCCACCAGCCACGTTGTCCAGAGAATGAATACTTCCTGGACTATGTTCGCTACTCGTTCCTAATGAAGTTGCACAGGAGCCTGCCTAAAACTGTTTTGGATAAGAGCTGGCCAACGCCACCTCCCGCCCTCATTGAG GCTTCAGAGCAGCTCCGCAAACTTTGCATGCAGAACATGGTGTGGAAGTACTGCAAGAATATCAACCCGGAATGGAAGCAccag TTGGAGCAGAAGATGGTCGCAAGTGAAATCTTTAAGGACAAGAAGGACAACTATCCACAAAGCGTCCCAAAACTTTTTGTGGGCACAAGACTTA ATGGCGAGGACATCAACCCTAAAGTGCAACAGGCTCTGGGGAATGACAAGATGAAG TATGCTGTTCCAGTGACTAAGTATGATAGAAAAGGATACAAAGCACGCAACCGACAGCTCCTGCTCATGGCGAACTGTGCCATCATTGTGGAGGAGGCCAAGCTCAAACAGCGTATCGACTACAGCTCACTGAAAG GGATTTCTGTCAGCTCTCTGAGTGACGGCATGTTTGTTCTCCATGTTGCTTGTGAAGACAATAAGCAGAAA GGTGATGTGGTGCTTCAGAGCGAGCATGTCATTGAGGCGTTAACCAAAGTGGCCATCTGTGCTGACAAGATGAACAGCATTAACATTAACCAGGGAAG TATAAAGTTCAATGTGGCACAAGGAAAAGAAGGGATCATAGATTTTACATCTGGCTCAGAGTTGCTGATAGCCAAGGCTAAGAATGGACACCTTTCTGTG actGCCCCTCGCCTCAACTCAAGATGA
- the myo1cb gene encoding myosin Ic, paralog b isoform X3: protein MMESALTARDRVGVQDFVLLENHTSEVAFIENLRKRFKENLIYTYIGSVLVSMNPYKDLEIYTKQHMERYRGVNFYEVSPHIYAVADNAYRSMRTERRDQCILISGESGAGKTEASKKVLQYYAVTCPASEHVQTVKDRLLQSNPVLEAFGNAKTLRNDNSSRFGKYMDIQFDFKGAPVGGHIINYLLEKSRVVHQSHGERNFHIFYQLIEGGEEDLLRRLGLEKNAQQYQYLVKGNCPKVSSINDRNDWKLVRKALSVIGFTEDDVEELLNIIASVLHLGNVQYGGEDSGSAYITTETQIKYLARLLGVDGTVFKEALTHKKIIAKGEELMSPLNQEQAASARDALSKAIYGRTFTWLVNKINDSLAFKDDSFNSKNASVIGLLDIYGFEVFQNNSFEQFCINYCNEKLQQLFIELTLKSEQEEYEAEGITWEPVQYFNNKIICDLVEEKFKGIISILDEECLRPGDASDITFLEKLENTVGGHAHFLTHKLADGKTRKVMGREEFRLIHYAGEVNYNVNGFLDKNNDLLFRNLKEVMCMSENKILTQCFDREELTDKKRPETAATQFKNSLAKLMEILMSKEPSYVRCIKPNDAKQAGRFDEVLIRHQVKYLGLMENLRVRRAGFAYRRRYETFLQRYKSLCPDTWPNWDGRLVDGVSTLVKHLGYKPEEYKLGRTKIFIRFPKTLFATEDALEVRKHSLATKLQSSWKGYSQKTKYRKMRQSAIKIQAWWRGILARREAKRRREAANTIRRFVKGFIYRHQPRCPENEYFLDYVRYSFLMKLHRSLPKTVLDKSWPTPPPALIEASEQLRKLCMQNMVWKYCKNINPEWKHQLEQKMVASEIFKDKKDNYPQSVPKLFVGTRLNGEDINPKVQQALGNDKMKYAVPVTKYDRKGYKARNRQLLLMANCAIIVEEAKLKQRIDYSSLKGISVSSLSDGMFVLHVACEDNKQKGDVVLQSEHVIEALTKVAICADKMNSININQGSIKFNVAQGKEGIIDFTSGSELLIAKAKNGHLSVTAPRLNSR from the exons ATGATGGAGAGCGCCCTGACAGCCAGGGACCGGGTGGGCGTGCAAGACTTTGTCCTGCTGGAGAACCACACCAGCGAGGTGGCGTTCATCGAGAACCTCCGCAAACGCTTCAAGGAGAACCTCATTTAT ACGTACATTGGCTCAGTGCTGGTGTCCATGAACCCCTACAAAGACCTGGAGATCTACACTAAACAGCACATGGAGCGATATAGGGGCGTCAATTTCTATGAAGTCTCACCTCACAT TTATGCCGTGGCTGATAATGCGTATCGCTCCATGCGGACTGAGAGACGGGACCAGTGCATCCTCATCTCCGGTGAGAGTGGTGCTGGCAAGACCGAAGCCTCCAAAAAGGTTCTGCAGTACTACGCCGTCACCTGCCCTGCCAGTGAGCACGTGCAGACCGTCAAAGATCGCCTGCTACAATCCAACCCTGTGCTGGAG GCCTTTGGAAATGCAAAAACTTTACGAAATGACAATTCCAGTCGCTTTGGGAAATACATGGACATTCAGTTTGACTTCAAG GGTGCTCCCGTAGGAGGTCACATCATTAACTACCTGTTGGAGAAATCACGTGTCGTGCACCAGAGCCACGGCGAGAGGAACTTCCACATCTTTTATCAGCTTATCGAGGGAGGAGAGGAGGATCTGCTGAGGAGGCTGGGACTGGAAAAGAACGCCCAGCAGTACCAGTATCTAGTGAAG ggtAACTGTCCCAAAGTGAGCTCCATAAATGACCGCAATGACTGGAAGTTAGTGAGGAAAGCCCTGAGCGTCATTGGCTTCACTGAGGATGATGTGGAG GAGCTTTTGAACATTATTGCCAGTGTACTACACTTGGGGAATGTCCAGTATGGAGGAGAGGACAGCGGCAGTGCCTACATCACTACAGAGACGCAGATTAAATACTTAGCCAGG TTGTTAGGTGTGGATGGCACAGTTTTTAAGGAGGCTCTAACGCATAAAAAGATCATTGCCAAAGGAGAAGAG CTGATGAGTCCTTTAAATCAAGAGCAGGCCGCTTCAGCACGGGATGCCTTATCTAAAGCCATATATGGTCGTACTTTTACTTGGCTGGTCAACAAAATTAATGACTCTCTGGCCTTCAAG GATGATTCATTCAACAGTAAGAACGCCTCTGTCATTGGTCTGCTGGATATCTATGGCTTTGAGGTCTTTCAGAACAACAG TTTTGAGCAGTTTTGTATCAACTATTGTAATGAGAAGCTGCAGCAGCTCTTCATTGAACTGACTCTGAAGTCGGAGCAGGAGGAATATGAAGCCGAGGGAATCACG TGGGAGCCTGTGcaatattttaacaacaagATCATTTGTGATCTTGTGGAGGAGAAGTTTAAAGGAATCATTTCTATCCTG GATGAAGAGTGTCTCCGGCCTGGAGATGCCAGTGACATCACCTTCCTGGAGAAGCTTGAGAACACTGTTGGTGGCCACGCACACTTCCTAAC TCACAAGCTGGCTGATGGAAAAACCCGTAAAGTGATGGGTCGTGAGGAGTTCAGACTGATCCACTATGCAGGAGAAGTCAACTACAATGTGAACG GCTTCCTGGACAAGAACAATGATCTCCTTTTCAGAAACCTGAAGGAG GTCATGTGCATGTCCGAAAATAAAATCCTCACTCAGTGTTTTGACCGAGAAGAACTCACAGACAAGAAACGCCCAGAGACg GCAGCAACCCAGTTCAAGAACAGCCTGGCGAAGTTGATGGAAATCCTGATGTCTAAGGAACCGTCTTACGTGCGTTGCATCAAGCCTAATGATGCCAAGCAAGCAG GGCGTTTTGATGAAGTCCTCATCAGGCACCAGGTAAAATATCTTGGTCTGATGGAAAACCTTAGGGTGAGGAGAGCTGGCTTTGCGTATCGCCGTCGCTACGAGACCTTCCTGCAGAG GTATAAATCCCTGTGTCCAGACACCTGGCCGAACTGGGATGGCCGTCTGGTTGATGGAGTTTCCACACTCGTCAAGCACCTCGGCTACAAACCTGAGGAGTACAAACTCGGCAG gacCAAAATCTTCATCCGCTTCCCCAAAACCTTGTTTGCAACCGAAGATGCACTAGAAGTCAGAAAACACAGCCTTG CTACCAAACTGCAATCATCCTGGAAAGGCTACAGTCAAAAAACCAAATACCGTAAAATGCGTCAATCAGCTATCAAGATCCAAGCCTGGTGGAGAGGTATTTTGGCCCGCAGGGAAGCAAAGCGCAGGAGAGAGGCTGCCAACACCATCCGCAG GTTCGTCAAAGGCTTCATCTACCGCCACCAGCCACGTTGTCCAGAGAATGAATACTTCCTGGACTATGTTCGCTACTCGTTCCTAATGAAGTTGCACAGGAGCCTGCCTAAAACTGTTTTGGATAAGAGCTGGCCAACGCCACCTCCCGCCCTCATTGAG GCTTCAGAGCAGCTCCGCAAACTTTGCATGCAGAACATGGTGTGGAAGTACTGCAAGAATATCAACCCGGAATGGAAGCAccag TTGGAGCAGAAGATGGTCGCAAGTGAAATCTTTAAGGACAAGAAGGACAACTATCCACAAAGCGTCCCAAAACTTTTTGTGGGCACAAGACTTA ATGGCGAGGACATCAACCCTAAAGTGCAACAGGCTCTGGGGAATGACAAGATGAAG TATGCTGTTCCAGTGACTAAGTATGATAGAAAAGGATACAAAGCACGCAACCGACAGCTCCTGCTCATGGCGAACTGTGCCATCATTGTGGAGGAGGCCAAGCTCAAACAGCGTATCGACTACAGCTCACTGAAAG GGATTTCTGTCAGCTCTCTGAGTGACGGCATGTTTGTTCTCCATGTTGCTTGTGAAGACAATAAGCAGAAA GGTGATGTGGTGCTTCAGAGCGAGCATGTCATTGAGGCGTTAACCAAAGTGGCCATCTGTGCTGACAAGATGAACAGCATTAACATTAACCAGGGAAG TATAAAGTTCAATGTGGCACAAGGAAAAGAAGGGATCATAGATTTTACATCTGGCTCAGAGTTGCTGATAGCCAAGGCTAAGAATGGACACCTTTCTGTG actGCCCCTCGCCTCAACTCAAGATGA
- the myo1cb gene encoding myosin Ic, paralog b isoform X2, protein MKYRGMAVGSDGIRVMMESALTARDRVGVQDFVLLENHTSEVAFIENLRKRFKENLIYTYIGSVLVSMNPYKDLEIYTKQHMERYRGVNFYEVSPHIYAVADNAYRSMRTERRDQCILISGESGAGKTEASKKVLQYYAVTCPASEHVQTVKDRLLQSNPVLEAFGNAKTLRNDNSSRFGKYMDIQFDFKGAPVGGHIINYLLEKSRVVHQSHGERNFHIFYQLIEGGEEDLLRRLGLEKNAQQYQYLVKGNCPKVSSINDRNDWKLVRKALSVIGFTEDDVEELLNIIASVLHLGNVQYGGEDSGSAYITTETQIKYLARLLGVDGTVFKEALTHKKIIAKGEELMSPLNQEQAASARDALSKAIYGRTFTWLVNKINDSLAFKDDSFNSKNASVIGLLDIYGFEVFQNNSFEQFCINYCNEKLQQLFIELTLKSEQEEYEAEGITWEPVQYFNNKIICDLVEEKFKGIISILDEECLRPGDASDITFLEKLENTVGGHAHFLTHKLADGKTRKVMGREEFRLIHYAGEVNYNVNGFLDKNNDLLFRNLKEVMCMSENKILTQCFDREELTDKKRPETAATQFKNSLAKLMEILMSKEPSYVRCIKPNDAKQAGRFDEVLIRHQVKYLGLMENLRVRRAGFAYRRRYETFLQRYKSLCPDTWPNWDGRLVDGVSTLVKHLGYKPEEYKLGRTKIFIRFPKTLFATEDALEVRKHSLATKLQSSWKGYSQKTKYRKMRQSAIKIQAWWRGILARREAKRRREAANTIRRFVKGFIYRHQPRCPENEYFLDYVRYSFLMKLHRSLPKTVLDKSWPTPPPALIEASEQLRKLCMQNMVWKYCKNINPEWKHQLEQKMVASEIFKDKKDNYPQSVPKLFVGTRLNGEDINPKVQQALGNDKMKYAVPVTKYDRKGYKARNRQLLLMANCAIIVEEAKLKQRIDYSSLKGISVSSLSDGMFVLHVACEDNKQKGDVVLQSEHVIEALTKVAICADKMNSININQGSIKFNVAQGKEGIIDFTSGSELLIAKAKNGHLSVTAPRLNSR, encoded by the exons ATGAAGTATCGAGGCATG GCTGTGGGCAGTGACGGAATCCGGGTCATGATGGAGAGCGCCCTGACAGCCAGGGACCGGGTGGGCGTGCAAGACTTTGTCCTGCTGGAGAACCACACCAGCGAGGTGGCGTTCATCGAGAACCTCCGCAAACGCTTCAAGGAGAACCTCATTTAT ACGTACATTGGCTCAGTGCTGGTGTCCATGAACCCCTACAAAGACCTGGAGATCTACACTAAACAGCACATGGAGCGATATAGGGGCGTCAATTTCTATGAAGTCTCACCTCACAT TTATGCCGTGGCTGATAATGCGTATCGCTCCATGCGGACTGAGAGACGGGACCAGTGCATCCTCATCTCCGGTGAGAGTGGTGCTGGCAAGACCGAAGCCTCCAAAAAGGTTCTGCAGTACTACGCCGTCACCTGCCCTGCCAGTGAGCACGTGCAGACCGTCAAAGATCGCCTGCTACAATCCAACCCTGTGCTGGAG GCCTTTGGAAATGCAAAAACTTTACGAAATGACAATTCCAGTCGCTTTGGGAAATACATGGACATTCAGTTTGACTTCAAG GGTGCTCCCGTAGGAGGTCACATCATTAACTACCTGTTGGAGAAATCACGTGTCGTGCACCAGAGCCACGGCGAGAGGAACTTCCACATCTTTTATCAGCTTATCGAGGGAGGAGAGGAGGATCTGCTGAGGAGGCTGGGACTGGAAAAGAACGCCCAGCAGTACCAGTATCTAGTGAAG ggtAACTGTCCCAAAGTGAGCTCCATAAATGACCGCAATGACTGGAAGTTAGTGAGGAAAGCCCTGAGCGTCATTGGCTTCACTGAGGATGATGTGGAG GAGCTTTTGAACATTATTGCCAGTGTACTACACTTGGGGAATGTCCAGTATGGAGGAGAGGACAGCGGCAGTGCCTACATCACTACAGAGACGCAGATTAAATACTTAGCCAGG TTGTTAGGTGTGGATGGCACAGTTTTTAAGGAGGCTCTAACGCATAAAAAGATCATTGCCAAAGGAGAAGAG CTGATGAGTCCTTTAAATCAAGAGCAGGCCGCTTCAGCACGGGATGCCTTATCTAAAGCCATATATGGTCGTACTTTTACTTGGCTGGTCAACAAAATTAATGACTCTCTGGCCTTCAAG GATGATTCATTCAACAGTAAGAACGCCTCTGTCATTGGTCTGCTGGATATCTATGGCTTTGAGGTCTTTCAGAACAACAG TTTTGAGCAGTTTTGTATCAACTATTGTAATGAGAAGCTGCAGCAGCTCTTCATTGAACTGACTCTGAAGTCGGAGCAGGAGGAATATGAAGCCGAGGGAATCACG TGGGAGCCTGTGcaatattttaacaacaagATCATTTGTGATCTTGTGGAGGAGAAGTTTAAAGGAATCATTTCTATCCTG GATGAAGAGTGTCTCCGGCCTGGAGATGCCAGTGACATCACCTTCCTGGAGAAGCTTGAGAACACTGTTGGTGGCCACGCACACTTCCTAAC TCACAAGCTGGCTGATGGAAAAACCCGTAAAGTGATGGGTCGTGAGGAGTTCAGACTGATCCACTATGCAGGAGAAGTCAACTACAATGTGAACG GCTTCCTGGACAAGAACAATGATCTCCTTTTCAGAAACCTGAAGGAG GTCATGTGCATGTCCGAAAATAAAATCCTCACTCAGTGTTTTGACCGAGAAGAACTCACAGACAAGAAACGCCCAGAGACg GCAGCAACCCAGTTCAAGAACAGCCTGGCGAAGTTGATGGAAATCCTGATGTCTAAGGAACCGTCTTACGTGCGTTGCATCAAGCCTAATGATGCCAAGCAAGCAG GGCGTTTTGATGAAGTCCTCATCAGGCACCAGGTAAAATATCTTGGTCTGATGGAAAACCTTAGGGTGAGGAGAGCTGGCTTTGCGTATCGCCGTCGCTACGAGACCTTCCTGCAGAG GTATAAATCCCTGTGTCCAGACACCTGGCCGAACTGGGATGGCCGTCTGGTTGATGGAGTTTCCACACTCGTCAAGCACCTCGGCTACAAACCTGAGGAGTACAAACTCGGCAG gacCAAAATCTTCATCCGCTTCCCCAAAACCTTGTTTGCAACCGAAGATGCACTAGAAGTCAGAAAACACAGCCTTG CTACCAAACTGCAATCATCCTGGAAAGGCTACAGTCAAAAAACCAAATACCGTAAAATGCGTCAATCAGCTATCAAGATCCAAGCCTGGTGGAGAGGTATTTTGGCCCGCAGGGAAGCAAAGCGCAGGAGAGAGGCTGCCAACACCATCCGCAG GTTCGTCAAAGGCTTCATCTACCGCCACCAGCCACGTTGTCCAGAGAATGAATACTTCCTGGACTATGTTCGCTACTCGTTCCTAATGAAGTTGCACAGGAGCCTGCCTAAAACTGTTTTGGATAAGAGCTGGCCAACGCCACCTCCCGCCCTCATTGAG GCTTCAGAGCAGCTCCGCAAACTTTGCATGCAGAACATGGTGTGGAAGTACTGCAAGAATATCAACCCGGAATGGAAGCAccag TTGGAGCAGAAGATGGTCGCAAGTGAAATCTTTAAGGACAAGAAGGACAACTATCCACAAAGCGTCCCAAAACTTTTTGTGGGCACAAGACTTA ATGGCGAGGACATCAACCCTAAAGTGCAACAGGCTCTGGGGAATGACAAGATGAAG TATGCTGTTCCAGTGACTAAGTATGATAGAAAAGGATACAAAGCACGCAACCGACAGCTCCTGCTCATGGCGAACTGTGCCATCATTGTGGAGGAGGCCAAGCTCAAACAGCGTATCGACTACAGCTCACTGAAAG GGATTTCTGTCAGCTCTCTGAGTGACGGCATGTTTGTTCTCCATGTTGCTTGTGAAGACAATAAGCAGAAA GGTGATGTGGTGCTTCAGAGCGAGCATGTCATTGAGGCGTTAACCAAAGTGGCCATCTGTGCTGACAAGATGAACAGCATTAACATTAACCAGGGAAG TATAAAGTTCAATGTGGCACAAGGAAAAGAAGGGATCATAGATTTTACATCTGGCTCAGAGTTGCTGATAGCCAAGGCTAAGAATGGACACCTTTCTGTG actGCCCCTCGCCTCAACTCAAGATGA